The Novibacillus thermophilus genome segment GCTATTTCTCCCCTCTTTACTGTTATTGCTGTTGCTTCCGCTATATCGTCAATATTTGGAACATGAACCGAAAAAAGATTCGCCCACACTATTCGATTGGCTTGGCGGCGGCTTGCTCGCTGCATCTATTTCCCTGCTGTTACTCGGGGTGACGAATCAAGTCTGGTCCTATCTTCCCTTTGGGTTCATCACTTTAATTCTTTTCATTGTGCGAATCCGCGCTGTAAAAGAAGCATTTGTCCAGCCACAGTTGTTTCGAAACAAACAGTATGCCGTCGCGCTGTTCATGTCCTTCACCATTAGCAGCATGGGGATATCTTTATATTTTTTAACGCCGATTTTGCTGTCAGACGTGTATCGTCTCAGTTCCAGTTGGATCGGTTTTGCCATGGTTCCTGCGGCGGTCACCGCTGCCATACTCGGGAGAAAGGGTGGCAAACTGGCGGATCGGAAAGGCAACCGTTATTTGTTCTCCGTTGCTTCAAGTTGTTTAATGACGTGTTTTGTCTTACTGTCCACCTTTACCGGGGCTTCGCCGTTTTTGATCCCTTTCTTCTTGATTTTCGGAAATGTCGGCCAGTCTTTCATTCAAATTGCGATGTCCAATTCCATCTCAAGAACGTTATCCAAAGAGCAGATCGGTGTAGGGATGGGATTTTTTTCTATGGTCAATTTTATTGCCCAAGGAATGGCGGCAGGAATCTATGGGATGATCGCGGAACAGGGGGCATCCTTCCACTGGAATCCATTGCACGTCGCTCAACAAGGCGGTCTTTTCAGCAATATTTACCTTACGCTTGCTGTGTTACATTTAGCGATATTGTTGATGTATCGCGCGTATCTCCACCCCAGGAATTCAAGGTATTCAGCCGAACTATCAAACAACTGATGGGAAATGAAAGAGGCGTTGTAAGGAGGTGAACCTACGTGACAACGATGAACCAGATCATTACTGAACAACTTTTGAAGTGGCCAAATGTAACCCTTAAACCTCACCGGTTTGGCGGGGTCGCCTTCCTCTATAAAGGAAAGGAAATCGGACATCTGCATGGAAATGTTCTGGTCGATATCCTGATGCCAAGGTCGCTTCGCGACCCATTCATTGCGTCAGGACGTGTTCATCCCCACCACATATATCCATCTTCCAGCTGGGTCTCAATCTATTTGAGATCAGAAGAGGATGCAGCCAATGCCGTAGAAGCTCTTCGAGCGAAGTACGAATATTTACTGGAGAACAGCTGACATGTCAACACTTTATATGATAAAATGCTTTCCAGTCGCAGGCAACATGGATTGAGGGGTAAAACAAGTGGAAAGTATTGCGAAATGGATATCGGTGCTGCACCGTCAATTCCAAATTTATTTAAACAGGGAACTGAGGGACTACGACATTAACTCCTCAGAGTATATTTTTCTCGTGAACCTTTATGAAGAAGACGGCGTATCACAAGAAAAGCTTTCCGCAAGTTTGTTTATCGACAAAGCTGCCACGGCACGGGCAATGCGCAGACTGGAACAGCTGGGCTACGTGAATCGAAAGCGCGACCCAAACGACAGCAGGAGCAATCTTGTAACCCTTACGAGCAAAGGAATGGAAATGAAAAAATTTATAAAATCAAAGTTAACCTACTGGACACAAACCATTTCCGAGGGACTTACAGATGAAGAGACAGAAGAAATGGTTAAAAAAATCAAACACATGTCCAGAAATGCACTCATCGAAACAAATCGAAATGACAGCATCAAAGACTGACACGTCTATTTTTCGTTCGCCGTGCACCATCAAAGTGTGACGCTGAATGGAACAGACGCTGTATGTTCACTGGCGCTTGACAATTGTTTTATGGCTTTTATGGCATCTTGCAAATGCTTGAGGAGCGTGATAGACTATTCGTGTTGTTCTTTGAGCGCATTGAACAATCCGGGAGGTGAAATGGATGCCGAACATTAAATCCGCCGTGAAACGGGCGAAGACGAGCGAGAAGCGCCGTGCGTTAAGAGCTTCGCAAAAGTCGGCTCTCCGTACAGCGATCAAAAAATTTGAACAAACTGTTGCCAACGCGAGCAGCGAGGAAGCGCAGGCGGCCTACAGCCAAGTGCAGAAAAAGCTGGACAAAGCCGTGACGAAAGGCCTGTTGCACAAAAATGCAGCTCGACGCCAAAAGTCTCGCCTGGCGAAAAAGATACACAACGCATAAAAAAACGACCCGCGGTGGGTCGCTTTTATTTTGGCTCAGGACAATCCCATCTTCTCTTTTACATCTTGCAGTGTCTGATGCGCAATTTCCTTTGCCCTCTCCGCGCCTTCCGCCAGAATGGCTTCCACTTCGCCGCTGTTGCGAATGTCCTCATACCGTTTTTGGATCGGTTCGAATTCGCCCACGACGACGTCGACGAGGTCTTTTTTCAGACGGCCGTACCCTTCACCCCTGTACATGCGTTCCAGCTCTTTGATCGACTTCCCCGCGAGTAAACTGTAAATCGTCAGCAAATTGCTCACGCCTGGCTTGCGTTCGGGATCATACCGTATCTCGTTCTCCGAATCTGTCACCGCCCGCATCAATTTCTTCTGGATGACAGAAGGGGGATCCAGAACTGCGATGTTGTTCCACTCTGTTTTTGCACTTTTGCTCATCTTTTTCGTCGGGTTGTCGAGGGCCATAATGCGGGCGCCGACTTTTTCGATTTTCGGCTCCGGCACTTTAAACGTTTCCCCGAAGCGCTGGTTGAAGCGGTTGGCCAGATCGCGGGTCAGTTCGAGGTGTTGTTTCTGGTCTTCGCCGACGGGGACATAGTCAGTTTGGTAGAGCAAGATGTCGGCCGCCATTAATACAGGGTAGGTGAACAGACCGACTGACACAGAGTCCTTCCCTTCGCTTTTTTCTTTAAACTGGGTCATCCGGTTGGCTTCTCCCATGTATGTGACACATTGCAACATCCAAGCGAGTTCCGCGTGGGCCGGGACATCAGATTGGACAAACAGAACCGATTTCTTCGGGTCGAGCCCGATGGCCAGGTACAGAGCCGCCAATTCCAACGTCTTTTCCCGCAGTTCTTGAGGATCGTGGGGAACGGTCATGGCGTGGAGGTTGACGACACAGTAAAACGCTTCGTTCTCCTCTTGGAACTGTTTAAAGCGCTGCAAGGCCCCGATGTAGTTACCGAGGTGGATGCGTCCAGATGGTTGCACACCCGAAAAAACGCGTTTCATGTCTCACCACTCCTTGATCGTGTACTGTGCGTTTCGGTATGGACAAAAAAACTTTCCCGTCCATCCAAGGGACGAGAAAGTTGCTCGCGGTACCACCCTCGTTCGTTTCGTTGGAAACGCCCTCACTCATAACGGCGTCCGCCGTCCCTCTCCTGTGTCACACACGGGAAAGGAATGCTCCCGAATCCCAGTTCCCGCGGGGGCCGGACCGGCTTCCCAGCTTCCGCCGGCTCTCTTCACGCGGCTGAATCCCGCAGTACTTCCATCCGTTCGACGCATTTTCCGTATTCAGGTTGCATCTTAGTTTACTTTGTCCTCCCCCTGTTGTCAACCGTGACTGAATAAAGGGACGGCATGTTTGGAATAAATAGGAGTAGCCAATATGGGCATACAGGGGGGCTGTGTGATGCCAAACGGTCAATTGGATCTCAGTCAGTATACCGTTCGAACGGATTTAGCACTGGAAGCACACGAAATGGCGGCACAAAAGCATGGTGACAAGCGTGACATTCCCGGTGTGCACATTGATGAAACTGAAGAAGACGGCATTACTGTCAGCTGGATTACGGTCGAGGACGATCAAGGCGGCGAGGAGCTCGGAAAGCAGCCCGGAACGTATTTAACGCTTGAAGCACCGGGTCTCAGGAGTAAGGACTCCAATTTGCAAAACCGCGTGGCGGCTAAGTTTGCCGAGCAGTTTGAACGCTATCTGAAGCTGATACATATTGATGACAGCGCCAAAATACTCATAATCGGTCTCGGCAACCAGCGTGTGACCGCTGATGCGTTAGGACCTTCTGTCGTGAACAACCTCCTCGTCACGCGTCACTTGTTTGAGCTAATGCCTGATCAGGTAGAAGACGGGTACCGGCCCGTGAGTGCCGTGTCTCCAGGGGTTCTCGGGACGACGGGCATCGAAACGAGTGAAATCGTGTTTGGCATCGTCGAACGTACACATCCAGATGTGGTCATTGCCATTGACTCTCTTGCGTCTAGGGCGTTGCAACGGGTCAACACGACCATCCAGGTTGCTGACACGGGCATTCACCCTGGCTCTGGCATCGGGAATAAGCGCAAAGCCTTGACCAAAGAAACGATAGGCGTTCCCGTTATCGCCATCGGCGTACCTACGGTTGTGGATGCGGCGACCATCGCCCACGACACGATCGACTTCGTATTGGCGAATGTCAACCGGGAGATGACCCAAGAGAAACCGAGTAACCCCCTCGATCCGTTCAACCGTCCGAATGTAAAAGAGTTGCAGTCTCAAGACGTGCCGGAAGAAACGCGTTCGAAAATGATGGGGATGATCGGAACGTTAAACGACGAAGAAAAACGCCGGCTCATCCACGAAGTGCTCAGCCCCCTTGGACAAAATTTAATCGTTACGCCGAAAGAAGTCGATGCCTTCATCGAAGACATAGGGAATCTGTTGGCCAACGGGTTGAACAGCGCCTTGCATCAATCGGTCAACTTAAAAAACGTGGAGGCGTACACCCATTAATTGATGGACAGCGGTTCTACTCTCTCTCGTCTTTTCATATAGGTGAGATAGACAAGCTCGAGAGAGGATGAGCCTTGATGCGCCGGACGTTTCGAGTCGTAACGTTAAATGTGACCGGCCCTGCCATGCGCCGCACATTTGTCATGTTGTGTTTAGGAACGGCCATCATGTTCGTGTTTACCGGAGTGATCGCCATGTTCCAGGCAGAGCGCGAAGCGAGTCCGGGCTCTGAATGGCGCAAGTGGACGTCTGGATTAACGGTCGGAACACTGTTAAGTGTCGTGGGACAAGAAGTCCCCTTTTTGTCCTCAAGTGTACAAGCTTCCGAACCCGTTTCGGTTTCCGGCATACTGTTCCAAATGACGACGAGCATCAACCCGGAGGATCCGCGCAGTTTTCTCGGCAGAGAACTGCCGGGATTCGAGTTGTTTGATGGCGACTTTCTCGTAAAGGGCGACGGGATCGACTATACCGATGCGCCGGTGGAATCTCCTCCCCCTCCACCGGACATGGAGCCGCCAGAGGTGAAACAAGGTGCTGAGAAAGAGGACAAGCCTGAAGAAGGGGAACAAAAGGCGTCTGATGCACCTGAACAGACGACGGATGGAAAAAAACGCGTCTTTATTTACCACACACACTGGAATGAATCGTTTTTGCCCCACTTAAAAACAGACGATAAAAATCTCGCCTTTCATCCAGAAGAAAACATAACGAAAGTAGGGAAGAAGTTAGCGGAAGAGTTGGAGAAAGTGGGAATTGGGGCGGAAGTTTCGGACAAAAGCTATGAAGACCGGACGACAGCGTACTCCGAATCGGGAAAAACGGTGCAGGCAGCGATGGCCAGAGATGATAATTTACAGTACTTCTTTGATATTCACCGCGATGCACAGCCATTGGATAAAACGTCAATTGAAATTGACGGACAAGAGTATGCCCGCGTGATGTTCGTGATCGGCAAAGAAAACAAAAACTATGAAAAAAACTACAAGTTGGCGAAAAAGTTTCACGACACGTTGCAAGAGATGTATCCAGGATTGTCCCGCGGCATTTATTCACCGAAAGGAGAGGGGGTGAACGGCGTGTACAACCAAGACATTTCTCCCCGGGCCCTCCTCATTGAGATCGGCGGTGTAGAGAACACGTTTGAGCAATTGAACCGCACGGCGAGAGCACTGGCTAAAGCGTTTGCCGAAATATACTGGGAGGCCGAACCCGTGGATGCCTCGGCAGATGAATGAAAAATTTAACGGGAGGAAAGACGTCATGCGCTGGATGATCCAACTGTCGATCCTCTGCCTAGCCTTGTTGATCGGCGTGTTCATCGGGATCGACCGGGCAGAACACAACATGCAGGAAATACAAGGGGCAGAAGGGGCGGGGAAGGTATTTGAAGTGTCTATCCCTGAAGAAGGAACGATGGAGATCTCCGTCTTAGGCGAAGAGTACGAAACAGTGCAGCCGATCAGCGAGGAACGCGTTGAAGAGAGCAAGAATGTCCTCGCACACCTTGGAAACAAGGCCGGGGAAGCGTTGGAGTGGGGAGCACGCAAAATTTTGGAGAGAATCTCCGAAATTGTAGACAAATTGACGTCGTAGGGCGTGTTACAGTTTTAAACCGCTGCGACTTTTAAACCGCCTGAGCAGGACGTGGCTTTCCACCCGCGTAATGCCCTGCACCGAATACAATTCCTCGTTAATGAAAGTTTCCAGCTTTCCGAAGTCCTCCACGAGCACGTGCATGTGTAGCGTACTCGGCCCCGTCATTTGGTAAATGCTCGCCACGTTGGGGTTGTTCGCTAAGTTTTGAGCGACTTCGACCAACTGTTTCGGTTCAACGTCAACCTCGAAGAACGCTGACACCTGTTTCCCAACTTTTTCGGAGTTGATCACTGCCGTAAATTTCTCGATCACCCCCCTCTCCATCAACTGGTCCACACGGTCGCGCACCGCTACGCGCGACAAGTTGACGCGTTTCCCCAACTCCACGTACGACAGACGCCCATTCTCCACAAGCAGTTCAATGATTTTGCGGTCGATATCGTCGAGCTTCATTCTTTCACATCCTTGTCAGTGATTTGACAGCTAACCGTATCATACGACATAATTGAACATATAGAAAGTATTATATTTAAAGTTCTTTATTAATGAAAGTCATTATGTCCAATTTTGTACATAATGATAAGAAAACTACCGGGGGGGAGAAACGCATGCGGCACCTTGATCCTTTGTTCCAACCTTATCCGATGGCGATAATGCCTGTTTACGCGAAAAAAGGGATGGTGGCCACTTCCCAGCCCCTTGCCGCCCAGGCCGGTCTGGATATGTTGAAACAGGGGGGCAATGCGATTGACGCCGCCATTGCCACGGCTGCCTGTTTAACAGTTGTGGAACCTGTGTCCAACGGGATCGGAGGGGATGCTTTTGCCCTCGTGTGGACCGGCGGCAAACTCTACGGTCTCAATGCGAGCGGCCCCGCACCGCAAAATATCACGATTGACAAAGTGAAACAGAGAGGGTACGACGCCATGCCCAGTTACGGGGTGTTACCGGTAAACGTTCCCGGCGCCCCGGCGGCGTGGGCGGCGCTGTCCGAGCGGTTTGGCAAACTGCCCTTTTCTAAGTTGTTAAAACCGGCGATTCAGTACGCCGTAGAGGGCTACCCGATCTCCCCTGTTCTGGGGACATGTGGCGCCGTGCGGCAGATGTGTTCCGAAAAAAACTGCGGGGGGAAGAATTTTCCCACTGGTTTGACACGTTTACTCCCGGGGGAGAATGTCCGCACATCGGTGACATGTGGCGTTCTCCCCGACACGCAGAAACGTTGCAGTCCATCGCGGACACACGAGGGGACTCGTTTTACCGCGGAGAGTTGGCGGAGAGAATCGACCGGTTTTTCCGGCAACATGGCGGGTTTTTAAGGGCCGAAGACTTGGAGCGTTACACTCCGGAGTGGGTGGAGCCGATTCACATCCGCTACCGCGGTTACGACGTGTGGGAAATGCCGCCCAACGGACAGGGACTAGTGGCGTTAATGGCGCTCAACATATTAAAAGGGTTTGATTTTGCAGACCGGGACACCCTCGATACGTTCCATAAGCAAATTGAGGCGATCAAGCTCGCATTTGCCGACGGCCAAACGCATATTACAGAGCCCGGCAAAATGGCCGTTTCTGTCGACGACTTGCTATCTGACGCGTACGCTGAGGAAAGGAGAAAACAGATAGGCGAATCGGCTTTGGAACCGCTACCCGGGAAGCCGTTAAGCGGTGGTACCGTGTATGTGGCGACGGCGGATGCGGAGGGAAATATGGTGTCCTTCATTCAAAGCAATTACGAAGGATTCGGGTCTGGATTAGTCGTGCCGGATACGGGAATCAGTCTGCACAACCGCGGACGGAATTTTTTGCTGGACGTAAACCACGTCAACCGGCTTGAGCCCGGAAAGCGACCGTACCATACGATTATTCCTGGGTTTCTCAGCAAGGGGAGTGAGCCAGTCGGCCCCTTTGGGGTGATGGGCGGTTTCATGCAGCCCCAGGGACACGTCCAAGTGGTCATGAATACGATCGACTTTCATTTGAATCCGCAAGCGGCTCTCAACGCCCCCAGATGGAAGTGGGTAGGAGGGAAGAGGGTAGAAGTGGAACCGGCTTTTCCGCACCATCTGGCTTTGTCTCTTGCTGCAAAAGGACACGACGTAAAAGTTGCCTTAGATGCGACAGGATTTGGCCGGGGACAAATCATATGGAGAGATGCGTCGTCCGGAGTTCTCGTCGGAGGAAGCGAAGCGCGCACAGACGGAACGGCAGCCGTGTGGTGAATGGCGTGATGATGAAACACTGGCACTTGTTTTTAGCTTTTTTTCGCGTCGGGATCTTGGGATACGGCGGGGGCCCCTCTTCTATCCCCCTCGTGCAAAAAGAAGCCGTTGGCAGGTACAGATGGCTCAATGACGAAGAATTCGGGGACATTCTGGCACTGGGAAACACCTTGCCCGGCCCGATTGCGACCAAAATGGCAGGTTACATCGGGTACCGCGTGGCAGGTGTTTTCGGCGCTGTGACGGCAACGTTCGCGACAGTGTTGCCGACGGTGTGTTTGATGGTGGTACTGTTGACGGTTTTTACCTCGTTTAAGGACCTGACGTGGGTCGCGGGGGCGACGAAGGGAGTGACGCCTGTCGTCGGGGTCATGCTGGCCATGCTCGCCTTCGACTTTTTTAATAAAGCCCGTACTGGCGGACTAGGCTTGAGAAATACTGTCATCCTCTTGCTGGCAAGTTTTGTCGCCCTGACAGTGTTGCGTGTTCACCCGGGCGCACTCATCGCAGGGTTACTGCTGTTGGCCATCGTTCAACCTGATAAAGAGAAATAAGTCATCCAACGAGCGAGGAGTCTAACAGATGATTTACTGGCACATTTTTTCCGCTTTTTTTATTGCCAATATTCTCGGTTACGGCGGCGGACCGGCGACGATTCCCCTTGTGCAACGTGAAGTCGTCAACCGTTACGGTTGGATGAACACTGAAGAGTTCGGAGAAGTTTTAGCTTTGGGAAACGCGCTGCCGGGCCCCATTGCAACCAAGATGGCAGGTTACATCGGGTTTGAGCAGGCCGGCCTGTTGGGAGCAGTCGTCGCGTTGTTTGCCACAGTAGCGCCGTCCCTTATGATCATGATCGCCTTCTTGCAGATTCTCCACCGTTTTAAAGACTCGCCGAAAGTACAGCGGATGTCGTTGTGGATTCGTCCGACGATCGCCATCCTTCTAGGCTGGATGGCTTACGATTTTTTTTACAGCGCGTACACGGATATAGGCTGGGTGCACACACTCGTTTTACTGATCATGAGTTTTTACTTGTTGGAGCGAAAGAAAGTTCATCCGGCCTTTGTCATCGTCGGCGCTTTAGGGTACGGCGCTGTCTTTTTAGGAGGGTGAGAGGGTGAGTGATAAGTGATCGATGTCGACAGCTCGTATTTTTGTTTCCGATGCGGTACGTCAACATGAGGCTGAACTTGTG includes the following:
- a CDS encoding MFS transporter, with the translated sequence MFTVTLSSLNALTFNVVIPEISEEFNLTLAQVSWLSSAYTLIYAFGTVTYGKLSDRIQLKSLLTFGLSVFAAGSLIGFISQTFWVALLGRCLQSVGAAAVPAIALIIPVRYFTPGKRGTALSMTAVGVALGGALAPVVSALVVSFANWRWLFLPSLLLLLLLPLYRQYLEHEPKKDSPTLFDWLGGGLLAASISLLLLGVTNQVWSYLPFGFITLILFIVRIRAVKEAFVQPQLFRNKQYAVALFMSFTISSMGISLYFLTPILLSDVYRLSSSWIGFAMVPAAVTAAILGRKGGKLADRKGNRYLFSVASSCLMTCFVLLSTFTGASPFLIPFFLIFGNVGQSFIQIAMSNSISRTLSKEQIGVGMGFFSMVNFIAQGMAAGIYGMIAEQGASFHWNPLHVAQQGGLFSNIYLTLAVLHLAILLMYRAYLHPRNSRYSAELSNN
- a CDS encoding luciferase family protein, translated to MNQIITEQLLKWPNVTLKPHRFGGVAFLYKGKEIGHLHGNVLVDILMPRSLRDPFIASGRVHPHHIYPSSSWVSIYLRSEEDAANAVEALRAKYEYLLENS
- a CDS encoding MarR family winged helix-turn-helix transcriptional regulator; its protein translation is MESIAKWISVLHRQFQIYLNRELRDYDINSSEYIFLVNLYEEDGVSQEKLSASLFIDKAATARAMRRLEQLGYVNRKRDPNDSRSNLVTLTSKGMEMKKFIKSKLTYWTQTISEGLTDEETEEMVKKIKHMSRNALIETNRNDSIKD
- the rpsT gene encoding 30S ribosomal protein S20, translating into MPNIKSAVKRAKTSEKRRALRASQKSALRTAIKKFEQTVANASSEEAQAAYSQVQKKLDKAVTKGLLHKNAARRQKSRLAKKIHNA
- the trpS gene encoding tryptophan--tRNA ligase; its protein translation is MKRVFSGVQPSGRIHLGNYIGALQRFKQFQEENEAFYCVVNLHAMTVPHDPQELREKTLELAALYLAIGLDPKKSVLFVQSDVPAHAELAWMLQCVTYMGEANRMTQFKEKSEGKDSVSVGLFTYPVLMAADILLYQTDYVPVGEDQKQHLELTRDLANRFNQRFGETFKVPEPKIEKVGARIMALDNPTKKMSKSAKTEWNNIAVLDPPSVIQKKLMRAVTDSENEIRYDPERKPGVSNLLTIYSLLAGKSIKELERMYRGEGYGRLKKDLVDVVVGEFEPIQKRYEDIRNSGEVEAILAEGAERAKEIAHQTLQDVKEKMGLS
- the gpr gene encoding GPR endopeptidase: MPNGQLDLSQYTVRTDLALEAHEMAAQKHGDKRDIPGVHIDETEEDGITVSWITVEDDQGGEELGKQPGTYLTLEAPGLRSKDSNLQNRVAAKFAEQFERYLKLIHIDDSAKILIIGLGNQRVTADALGPSVVNNLLVTRHLFELMPDQVEDGYRPVSAVSPGVLGTTGIETSEIVFGIVERTHPDVVIAIDSLASRALQRVNTTIQVADTGIHPGSGIGNKRKALTKETIGVPVIAIGVPTVVDAATIAHDTIDFVLANVNREMTQEKPSNPLDPFNRPNVKELQSQDVPEETRSKMMGMIGTLNDEEKRRLIHEVLSPLGQNLIVTPKEVDAFIEDIGNLLANGLNSALHQSVNLKNVEAYTH
- the spoIIP gene encoding stage II sporulation protein P → MRRTFRVVTLNVTGPAMRRTFVMLCLGTAIMFVFTGVIAMFQAEREASPGSEWRKWTSGLTVGTLLSVVGQEVPFLSSSVQASEPVSVSGILFQMTTSINPEDPRSFLGRELPGFELFDGDFLVKGDGIDYTDAPVESPPPPPDMEPPEVKQGAEKEDKPEEGEQKASDAPEQTTDGKKRVFIYHTHWNESFLPHLKTDDKNLAFHPEENITKVGKKLAEELEKVGIGAEVSDKSYEDRTTAYSESGKTVQAAMARDDNLQYFFDIHRDAQPLDKTSIEIDGQEYARVMFVIGKENKNYEKNYKLAKKFHDTLQEMYPGLSRGIYSPKGEGVNGVYNQDISPRALLIEIGGVENTFEQLNRTARALAKAFAEIYWEAEPVDASADE
- a CDS encoding DUF3679 domain-containing protein → MNEKFNGRKDVMRWMIQLSILCLALLIGVFIGIDRAEHNMQEIQGAEGAGKVFEVSIPEEGTMEISVLGEEYETVQPISEERVEESKNVLAHLGNKAGEALEWGARKILERISEIVDKLTS
- a CDS encoding Lrp/AsnC family transcriptional regulator, whose protein sequence is MKLDDIDRKIIELLVENGRLSYVELGKRVNLSRVAVRDRVDQLMERGVIEKFTAVINSEKVGKQVSAFFEVDVEPKQLVEVAQNLANNPNVASIYQMTGPSTLHMHVLVEDFGKLETFINEELYSVQGITRVESHVLLRRFKSRSGLKL
- a CDS encoding chromate transporter, with the protein product MMKHWHLFLAFFRVGILGYGGGPSSIPLVQKEAVGRYRWLNDEEFGDILALGNTLPGPIATKMAGYIGYRVAGVFGAVTATFATVLPTVCLMVVLLTVFTSFKDLTWVAGATKGVTPVVGVMLAMLAFDFFNKARTGGLGLRNTVILLLASFVALTVLRVHPGALIAGLLLLAIVQPDKEK
- a CDS encoding chromate transporter; the protein is MIYWHIFSAFFIANILGYGGGPATIPLVQREVVNRYGWMNTEEFGEVLALGNALPGPIATKMAGYIGFEQAGLLGAVVALFATVAPSLMIMIAFLQILHRFKDSPKVQRMSLWIRPTIAILLGWMAYDFFYSAYTDIGWVHTLVLLIMSFYLLERKKVHPAFVIVGALGYGAVFLGG